The window AACTAATATTCAATTAAATAAATTCATTTTATTACAATAATAATAATTAAATATTTATATTTGTTATATGCAACAAAAATTAAGAAATGGTATTTTTTAACCATTTTTTTATGAAAACATTTAAAGAATACAATTTTTTTAACGATAAAATTCTTCAATCTTTAGAAGAAATAGGTTTTAAATATCCAACACCTATACAAGAAAAGGTAATTCCCTTTTTGCTTTCTTCAGAAAGAGATATCATCGCATTAGCTCAAACAGGAACAGGGAAAACAGCTGCTTTTGGATTACCAATTATTCAAAAAGTTGATTTTGAATTAAATAGACCTCAATCTTTAATTTTATGTCCTACAAGGGAGCTTTGTATACAAATTACACGTGATTTTTGTCGTTTTACTAAATTTTTATCATTAATTCGTATTATTTCTTTGTATGGTGGAGTAAATATTGAATATCAAATTAAATCACTACAAAAAAAAACTCATATCATAATAGGTACTCCAGGAAGAGTTATTGATTTAATTAAAAGAAAGGAATTACATCTTAATCAAATTAAATATTTGATACTTGATGAAGCGGATGAAATGTTGAATATGGGATTTAAAGAAGAATTAGATTATATAATCCATAAATTACCAAAAAAAAGACAAAGTCTTCTTTTTTCCGCAACAATGTCTAAATATATGAATGAGATAGCGCATACTTATTTAAAAAATCCTGTAGAAATAATTACAGGAAAAAAAAATGAAGTGGCTGACGATGTTAAACATGTGTATTATATGGTTGAAAATTTTAAAAAAAAATATTTAGCCTTAAAAAGAATTGTAGATATTAATCCAGAAATATATGGAATTATATTTTGTAGTACTAAAAAAGAAACTAAAGAAATAGCTGAATCTTTAATTCAAGATGGGTATAACGCAGACGCTTTATATGGAGATCTTTCACAAACACAACGTGAATTTGTTATGAGGAGATTTAGAAATAAAAATTTACAATTTTTAGTAGCAACGGATGTAGCGTCTCGTGGATTAGATGTAAATAATATAACTCATGTTATTAACTATAATCTTCCGAAAGAAAGTCAAATTTATGTACATAGAAGTGGTCGTACTGGAAGAGCTGGAAAATCTGGAATTTCCGTTTGTATTATTCATGCTAGAGAAAGTAAGAATATAAGAGAATTTGAAAAAAAAATAGGAAAAAATTTTAAACGTATCATGGTTCCTACAGGAAAAGAAATATGCGAAAAACAATTATTACATTTTATAGAAAAAGTAAAAAAAGTTGTTGTAGATGAACAATTAATGCAGAAATTTCTTCCAAATATACAAAAAAATTTAGAATTTTTTGATAAAAAAGAATTGA of the Blattabacterium cuenoti genome contains:
- a CDS encoding DEAD/DEAH box helicase → MKTFKEYNFFNDKILQSLEEIGFKYPTPIQEKVIPFLLSSERDIIALAQTGTGKTAAFGLPIIQKVDFELNRPQSLILCPTRELCIQITRDFCRFTKFLSLIRIISLYGGVNIEYQIKSLQKKTHIIIGTPGRVIDLIKRKELHLNQIKYLILDEADEMLNMGFKEELDYIIHKLPKKRQSLLFSATMSKYMNEIAHTYLKNPVEIITGKKNEVADDVKHVYYMVENFKKKYLALKRIVDINPEIYGIIFCSTKKETKEIAESLIQDGYNADALYGDLSQTQREFVMRRFRNKNLQFLVATDVASRGLDVNNITHVINYNLPKESQIYVHRSGRTGRAGKSGISVCIIHARESKNIREFEKKIGKNFKRIMVPTGKEICEKQLLHFIEKVKKVVVDEQLMQKFLPNIQKNLEFFDKKELIKRFSWIEFHRFINFYKNSKDYKNINPIYTPYSIVNKFKKKPFLRSKKLRKESFSKLFLNIGYKDNLTKLGLINLINQAVNNSRINIGHIEILSNFSLFEVEKRFKNKILIGMSRINHLGRPISIETKN